In a single window of the Massilia oculi genome:
- the pilP gene encoding type IV pilus biogenesis protein PilP: MRNDYPTRAAVLGALFAASLTAIAAEPANEAAGARSTADSLARIENETLLLKAEERQMAVRLQLAAQRNDLAQRHLQTRQLERPARAGDPTVVAVEGIGHRMHATLMMENGSQMDAAIGEVLPNGMTVLSVRAGEVVVGRGRKERIRLAHAPAASAAGPAAAGVTAPARLPWTLSALPPPVAVAAVPGGQP; the protein is encoded by the coding sequence ATGCGAAATGACTACCCAACCCGCGCCGCCGTCCTGGGCGCCCTGTTCGCAGCGTCGCTGACGGCCATCGCCGCCGAGCCGGCGAACGAAGCCGCGGGCGCGCGCTCGACCGCCGACAGCCTGGCCAGGATCGAAAACGAAACCCTGCTGCTCAAGGCCGAGGAGCGCCAGATGGCGGTTCGGCTGCAACTGGCGGCCCAGCGCAACGACCTGGCCCAGCGCCATCTGCAGACACGCCAACTGGAGCGCCCCGCGCGGGCCGGCGACCCGACCGTGGTCGCGGTCGAGGGCATCGGCCACCGGATGCACGCCACCCTGATGATGGAGAACGGCAGCCAGATGGACGCGGCGATCGGCGAAGTGCTGCCGAACGGGATGACGGTGCTGTCGGTGCGCGCCGGCGAAGTGGTGGTGGGCCGCGGGCGCAAGGAACGCATTCGCCTGGCCCATGCGCCGGCTGCGAGCGCCGCCGGACCGGCCGCTGCCGGCGTCACCGCCCCGGCGCGCCTGCCATGGACGCTGTCGGCACTGCCGCCACCGGTGGCGGTGGCGGCCGTCCCTGGAGGACAGCCATGA
- a CDS encoding toxin co-regulated pilus biosynthesis Q family protein, with product MPAQNVPSDRRCLRAVACALLLALSMPLTAAPAPTWQRAKFDYVAQRQDLRQVLRDFARAMRVQLDLADEVEGSVTGSFDMAPGVLLDMLGSFHQFVWHYDGAVLYISSSKPGAPKMRLRPKPAEVAQAATAAAPATPTATAAAPKPIPSWTVKLEDGTLSKTFARWAREAGWQLLWEMPVDFRIDANTRVEGEFEQAVTAVADSLAGAETPMQVVLYRGNHVIRVTSKGNQ from the coding sequence ATGCCAGCACAGAATGTTCCATCCGATCGCCGCTGCCTGCGGGCCGTCGCCTGCGCGCTGCTGCTGGCGCTGTCCATGCCCCTGACGGCCGCGCCCGCGCCGACCTGGCAGCGCGCCAAATTCGACTACGTCGCCCAGCGCCAGGATCTGCGCCAGGTGCTGCGCGACTTCGCCCGCGCGATGCGCGTCCAGCTCGACCTGGCCGACGAAGTCGAAGGCAGCGTCACGGGCAGTTTCGACATGGCCCCGGGGGTGCTGCTCGACATGCTGGGTTCCTTCCACCAGTTCGTCTGGCACTACGACGGCGCCGTGCTGTATATCAGCTCGTCGAAGCCGGGGGCGCCGAAGATGCGCCTGCGTCCCAAGCCGGCCGAGGTCGCGCAGGCTGCGACGGCGGCGGCTCCCGCGACCCCGACCGCGACCGCCGCGGCGCCCAAACCTATCCCGAGCTGGACCGTCAAGCTCGAAGACGGCACGCTCAGCAAGACCTTCGCGCGCTGGGCGCGCGAGGCCGGCTGGCAGCTGCTGTGGGAAATGCCGGTCGACTTCCGGATCGATGCCAACACCCGCGTCGAGGGCGAATTCGAGCAGGCCGTGACGGCCGTCGCCGACAGCCTGGCCGGCGCCGAAACGCCCATGCAGGTCGTCTTGTACCGGGGCAACCATGTGATCCGTGTGACTTCGAAAGGAAACCAGTGA
- the pilO2 gene encoding type 4b pilus protein PilO2, with the protein MSIHAIAIGRHKLVCGLFWQSLSRPRELAAEARALALKIDADLLVLRKDHTMAQAGYAHTRDGARRGQASFACVAAARLAQDAGFCNGQRQAPHNWLGAFRLPDGMWAYLAVRDANFLPGGDFAGTREQVLERLHGDYALGGWNRVTGDPGLAQYGFHDFLPVDIDALLAGDAKVRWARLDTVGRPAQRRAWLLGAGATLAALVTAATLYQRHSAQQLRDMQQRAMEAVLHEAPPPAPPPPPPWHAQAPADDLVRRCLARLRHLAPGGWPLEQFQCGPGDATHSWRRGESHLGLLLAALPQAQVDASGERAVLSEALEAGATRAEELASGIEGRRMLQELWQRLGLTGQVAERPLPPAPPGPDGAVPPPPGWTTYSVSVALDRLAPQALPAMLQMPGLRLEKITYRSGIWSLEGVLYAK; encoded by the coding sequence ATGAGCATCCACGCCATCGCCATCGGCCGCCACAAGCTGGTGTGCGGCCTGTTCTGGCAATCGCTGTCGCGCCCGCGCGAGCTGGCGGCGGAAGCGCGCGCACTGGCGCTCAAGATCGACGCCGATCTGCTGGTGCTGCGCAAGGACCACACGATGGCGCAGGCAGGCTATGCCCACACCCGCGACGGCGCACGGCGCGGCCAGGCCTCCTTCGCCTGCGTGGCGGCGGCGCGCCTGGCCCAGGACGCGGGATTCTGCAACGGCCAGCGGCAGGCGCCGCACAACTGGCTCGGCGCGTTCCGGCTGCCGGACGGGATGTGGGCCTATCTGGCCGTGCGCGACGCCAACTTCCTGCCCGGCGGCGATTTCGCCGGCACCCGCGAACAAGTGCTCGAACGCCTGCACGGCGACTATGCGCTCGGCGGCTGGAACCGCGTGACAGGCGACCCCGGGCTCGCCCAGTACGGCTTTCACGACTTCCTCCCGGTCGACATCGATGCGCTGCTGGCCGGCGACGCGAAGGTCCGCTGGGCACGCCTCGACACGGTGGGCCGGCCCGCGCAGCGGCGCGCCTGGCTGCTCGGCGCCGGCGCGACGCTGGCCGCGCTGGTGACGGCAGCCACGCTGTACCAGCGTCACAGCGCCCAGCAGTTGCGCGACATGCAGCAGCGCGCCATGGAGGCAGTGCTACACGAGGCGCCGCCACCGGCGCCGCCGCCCCCTCCACCCTGGCACGCGCAGGCGCCGGCCGACGACCTGGTGCGGCGCTGCCTCGCACGGCTGCGCCACCTGGCGCCGGGCGGCTGGCCGCTCGAACAATTCCAGTGCGGACCAGGCGACGCCACGCACAGCTGGCGGCGCGGCGAATCGCATCTCGGCCTGCTGCTGGCGGCGCTGCCGCAGGCCCAGGTCGATGCCAGCGGCGAACGCGCCGTCCTGTCCGAAGCGCTCGAGGCCGGCGCCACCCGCGCCGAGGAACTGGCGTCCGGGATCGAAGGCCGCCGCATGCTGCAGGAATTGTGGCAACGGCTCGGCCTGACCGGCCAGGTCGCCGAACGTCCGCTGCCACCCGCGCCCCCCGGTCCCGACGGCGCCGTGCCGCCACCACCGGGATGGACCACCTATTCGGTCAGCGTCGCGCTCGACCGCCTGGCGCCGCAGGCCTTGCCGGCGATGCTGCAAATGCCCGGACTGCGGCTCGAAAAAATCACCTACCGTTCCGGAATCTGGTCTCTCGAAGGAGTGCTGTATGCGAAATGA
- a CDS encoding PilN family type IVB pilus formation outer membrane protein: protein MSPSLPVKPFLVVALAAALAACSGLPGDVAKRIDAGERQAARMVRDVGQVEARGRSVSSVVSENGMWIGRSTVKRDLAALPPLFDQNATFDRSVASLSEFAERITVRAGIPVRVSADALAAGARGAGVATGAATVPAAPNAATGGAPTHIVYASGSLRGLLDTAAARFGVSWKYADGAILFFHHDTRTFQINAIPGDASLNASVSSNASNEGGAGGGGGGAAGGSGGGGGSGGGVSSANVQNTAVKSELSVFGSLEKTVAIMLSAGGKVLASPATGTLTVTDTPASLERIGAFIEAQNKALGRQVMINVTVLAVTLNQGDNYGIKWDLLYETLENRYQITNNLAPSGGSSFTAGILSGASRWAGSEVMIDALSDQGQVRRETTASVVTLNNQPVPIQVAKQTAYLKSSQTTLTADVGSSTSLTPGTVTSGFNMSILPHLLDNGTVMLQFSTDISSLVRLNTVSSGGDNAAIIQTPEVDTRNFLQRVAMKSNETLIISGFEQTDDNLDRNGVGHPSNFLLGGGVKARAGKEIIVILVTPVAMAGA from the coding sequence ATGTCCCCTTCCCTGCCTGTCAAACCGTTCCTGGTCGTGGCGCTGGCCGCCGCGCTGGCCGCCTGCAGCGGCCTGCCGGGCGATGTCGCCAAACGCATCGACGCCGGCGAGCGCCAGGCTGCGCGGATGGTGCGCGACGTCGGCCAGGTCGAGGCGCGCGGCCGCAGCGTGTCCTCGGTAGTCAGCGAGAACGGGATGTGGATCGGCCGCAGCACGGTCAAGCGCGACCTTGCCGCGCTGCCGCCGCTGTTCGACCAGAACGCGACCTTCGACCGCAGCGTGGCCTCGCTGTCCGAATTCGCCGAGCGCATTACCGTGCGCGCCGGGATCCCGGTGCGCGTCAGCGCCGATGCGCTGGCAGCGGGCGCGCGCGGCGCCGGGGTCGCCACCGGGGCCGCCACCGTTCCCGCCGCCCCCAACGCGGCGACAGGCGGCGCTCCGACGCACATCGTCTATGCCAGCGGCAGCCTGCGCGGCCTGCTCGACACCGCCGCCGCCCGTTTCGGCGTGTCCTGGAAGTATGCGGATGGCGCCATCCTGTTCTTTCACCACGATACCCGCACCTTCCAGATCAATGCGATTCCGGGCGACGCGTCCCTGAACGCAAGCGTGAGCAGCAATGCGAGTAACGAAGGCGGCGCGGGTGGCGGCGGTGGTGGCGCCGCGGGCGGCAGCGGTGGTGGCGGCGGTAGCGGTGGCGGCGTCAGCTCGGCGAATGTGCAGAACACCGCCGTCAAATCGGAGCTGTCGGTGTTCGGCAGCCTCGAAAAAACGGTCGCCATCATGCTCTCTGCCGGCGGCAAGGTGCTGGCTTCGCCCGCCACCGGCACCCTGACCGTGACCGACACCCCTGCCTCGCTCGAACGCATCGGTGCCTTCATCGAGGCCCAGAACAAGGCGCTCGGCCGCCAGGTCATGATCAATGTGACGGTGCTGGCGGTCACCCTGAACCAGGGCGACAACTACGGCATCAAATGGGACCTGCTGTACGAGACGCTCGAAAACCGCTACCAGATCACCAACAACCTGGCGCCAAGCGGCGGCAGCAGTTTCACGGCTGGCATCCTGAGTGGCGCCAGCCGCTGGGCCGGCAGCGAGGTCATGATCGACGCGCTGTCCGACCAGGGCCAGGTGCGGCGCGAAACCACCGCTTCGGTGGTCACCCTGAACAACCAGCCGGTGCCGATCCAGGTCGCCAAGCAGACCGCCTATCTGAAGTCGTCGCAGACCACGCTGACGGCGGACGTCGGCAGCTCCACCTCGCTCACGCCCGGCACCGTCACTTCGGGCTTCAATATGTCGATCCTGCCGCACCTGCTGGACAACGGCACCGTGATGCTGCAGTTCTCGACGGATATCTCGTCGCTGGTGCGCCTGAACACGGTGTCGAGCGGCGGCGACAACGCCGCCATCATCCAGACGCCGGAAGTCGATACCCGCAATTTCCTGCAGCGGGTCGCCATGAAATCGAACGAGACCCTGATCATCAGCGGCTTTGAGCAGACCGACGACAACCTCGATCGCAACGGCGTCGGCCACCCGTCCAACTTCCTGCTCGGGGGCGGCGTCAAGGCGCGCGCCGGCAAGGAAATCATCGTGATCCTGGTCACCCCCGTGGCCATGGCCGGCGCCTGA